Proteins from a genomic interval of Fuerstiella sp.:
- the accB gene encoding acetyl-CoA carboxylase biotin carboxyl carrier protein: protein MAKSSESDSGGFDLDRFRKLLQLMDKYGVTETQLTKGEESWKVRRGPKQVVEAPMYSAPPVYSTPPLSSPDPVAAGTPTAAGQETSSAAATGKTIDAPTVGTFYAAANPEDEPFISVGSTVKADTIVCIIEAMKVFNQIPAETSGKVVEVLVDNGEPVEFGQPLFRIE, encoded by the coding sequence ATGGCCAAATCATCTGAAAGTGATTCTGGTGGTTTCGATCTTGATCGATTCCGCAAGCTACTGCAGTTGATGGACAAATACGGGGTCACAGAAACGCAACTCACAAAGGGCGAGGAATCCTGGAAAGTACGGCGCGGGCCGAAACAGGTGGTGGAAGCCCCGATGTACTCTGCGCCCCCGGTCTACTCTACCCCCCCTCTATCCTCGCCCGATCCTGTGGCTGCCGGAACCCCCACTGCAGCAGGACAGGAGACGTCGTCAGCCGCAGCCACCGGAAAAACAATTGACGCTCCAACGGTGGGGACGTTCTATGCAGCAGCCAACCCTGAAGATGAACCGTTTATAAGTGTGGGATCCACTGTAAAAGCGGATACGATCGTCTGCATCATCGAAGCCATGAAGGTTTTCAATCAAATACCGGCGGAAACAAGTGGTAAAGTTGTGGAGGTATTGGTTGACAACGGTGAACCGGTTGAATTCGGTCAACCGCTGTTTCGTATTGAATAA
- the accC gene encoding acetyl-CoA carboxylase biotin carboxylase subunit has translation MFQRILIANRGEIALRIIRACRELGVESVAVFSEADRGAHYLELADEAWCIGPAPASESYLLINNLISAAEIGNVQAVHPGYGFLAENAHFARVCRECNIEFIGPPHDAMAQLGDKVSAREIARSANVPCVPGSDGLISDVQEAVRVADEIGYPVLIKATAGGGGKGMRVAGNEVSLRAGLQAASAEAEKAFSNAGVYLEKFVERPRHVEVQILADRHGNAVHLWERDCSMQRKHQKLIEESPAPNLPGPVREKICEAAVRLIKHADYQNAGTVEFIVDKDHNFYFIEVNARIQVEHPVTELVTGIDLIKQQILIAAGEELPFTQADIPCSGSAIELRINAEDPDNEFRGSPGRISKLRLPGGPGIRFDSHVYEGYTISPYYDSMIGKLIVHKPTRDESIAGMKRCLKEFVVDGVKTTLPLAVKMFNHSRFVDGTVDTTFVERTW, from the coding sequence ATGTTTCAGCGAATTCTCATCGCAAATCGCGGAGAAATTGCTCTGCGGATCATCCGGGCCTGCCGTGAGCTGGGTGTCGAGAGCGTTGCCGTTTTTAGCGAGGCTGATCGCGGCGCTCATTATCTTGAGCTGGCTGACGAAGCCTGGTGCATTGGCCCTGCACCGGCGTCTGAAAGTTACCTGCTGATCAACAATCTGATCAGTGCGGCGGAAATCGGGAATGTGCAGGCCGTTCACCCAGGCTATGGATTTCTGGCAGAGAATGCTCACTTTGCCAGAGTCTGTCGTGAATGCAATATTGAATTCATTGGCCCGCCACATGATGCAATGGCTCAACTGGGCGACAAAGTCAGTGCCCGGGAAATCGCGCGCAGCGCTAATGTGCCGTGCGTACCCGGCAGCGATGGCCTCATCAGCGACGTTCAGGAAGCGGTTCGCGTGGCCGACGAAATTGGATACCCGGTATTGATCAAAGCCACGGCAGGTGGTGGCGGCAAAGGGATGCGTGTGGCCGGCAATGAAGTTTCGCTAAGAGCGGGACTGCAGGCAGCGTCGGCTGAAGCCGAAAAAGCCTTTAGTAATGCGGGTGTATACCTGGAAAAATTTGTGGAACGTCCCCGTCATGTTGAAGTGCAGATTTTGGCAGACAGGCACGGAAATGCTGTCCATCTGTGGGAACGCGACTGTTCGATGCAGCGGAAGCATCAAAAACTGATCGAAGAAAGCCCGGCACCGAATCTGCCAGGTCCTGTTAGGGAAAAAATTTGCGAAGCCGCGGTGAGGCTGATTAAACACGCTGACTACCAGAATGCCGGAACAGTCGAATTCATTGTCGACAAGGATCACAACTTCTACTTCATCGAAGTGAATGCCCGAATTCAGGTGGAGCATCCGGTCACAGAGCTGGTAACAGGAATTGATTTGATTAAGCAGCAGATTCTGATCGCTGCAGGTGAAGAACTGCCGTTCACACAGGCGGACATCCCATGCTCAGGATCGGCAATCGAATTGCGGATTAATGCCGAAGATCCGGATAATGAATTCCGGGGCAGCCCCGGCAGGATTTCAAAGTTACGTCTGCCCGGCGGGCCTGGAATTCGTTTTGATTCGCATGTATATGAAGGTTACACAATAAGCCCCTACTATGATTCCATGATCGGTAAACTCATTGTGCATAAACCGACTCGTGATGAATCAATCGCCGGGATGAAACGCTGTCTGAAGGAATTCGTTGTGGACGGCGTAAAAACAACACTTCCACTCGCTGTCAAAATGTTCAACCACTCAAGATTTGTCGACGGAACCGTGGATACCACGTTCGTTGAACGCACATGGTGA
- a CDS encoding 6-phosphofructokinase, protein MPDDIKKIALLFAGGPAPAANAVISSCAISCINNGIDVVGIRHGYSGLINYQPQNPLVEGEDYMKLHEIMLRRTRSKQGILIGTARTNPGKHVTRPEDFEDENKIAPLRQVYEGLRSLDVDALVSIGGDDTLKTANKLRMFQDRLPATSPGIPIVHVPKTIDNDYSGIDFTFGYFTAVETLGREISNLHADAEASRAYFIVESMGRSAGWLAYGAAIAGEANMVLSIEDIVGDLRAPESTDERTVMNIDAVVGKIVRMMRYREETNGKQYGVVVLAEGLAEYLSDEVLSDIPRDDHGHISVSHVDLGKMFAKRVADEHERQTGTKRKVTGLQLGYESRCARPHAFDVMLGSQLGVGAYRALCEEKLDGVMVSVSGQLDLHFVPFDDLVDPETLVTKVRFINPGSDFHRLARFLETLVAD, encoded by the coding sequence ATGCCTGACGATATCAAAAAGATCGCCCTGCTCTTCGCCGGAGGTCCTGCCCCTGCAGCCAACGCAGTCATCTCTTCCTGTGCGATTTCCTGCATCAATAACGGAATCGATGTTGTCGGCATCAGGCATGGCTATTCCGGCCTGATTAACTATCAGCCGCAGAATCCCCTGGTCGAAGGGGAGGACTACATGAAACTCCACGAAATCATGCTCCGCCGCACGCGGAGCAAGCAGGGCATTCTAATAGGAACGGCCCGCACCAATCCCGGAAAACACGTCACCCGCCCGGAGGATTTTGAGGACGAAAACAAGATCGCTCCACTGCGTCAGGTCTACGAAGGCCTGAGGTCTCTTGATGTGGACGCACTGGTCTCGATCGGTGGAGATGACACCCTTAAAACAGCTAACAAGCTCCGAATGTTCCAGGATCGACTGCCGGCAACCAGTCCCGGAATTCCGATTGTTCATGTCCCCAAGACAATCGACAACGATTACTCAGGAATTGATTTTACCTTTGGCTACTTTACGGCCGTGGAAACACTGGGCAGGGAGATCAGCAATCTGCATGCAGATGCGGAGGCTTCGCGGGCCTACTTTATTGTGGAAAGTATGGGTCGCAGTGCCGGATGGCTGGCTTATGGCGCGGCCATTGCCGGTGAAGCAAATATGGTGCTGAGTATCGAAGATATTGTCGGCGACCTGCGAGCTCCGGAATCGACCGATGAACGGACCGTAATGAATATCGACGCCGTTGTCGGAAAAATTGTTCGCATGATGCGGTACCGCGAGGAGACAAACGGGAAACAATACGGCGTGGTGGTTCTGGCCGAAGGTCTTGCCGAATATCTGTCGGACGAAGTCCTGTCCGATATACCTCGCGATGACCACGGACATATTTCAGTCTCACATGTCGACCTTGGAAAAATGTTTGCCAAACGGGTAGCCGACGAACATGAGCGACAGACAGGAACCAAACGAAAAGTGACCGGCCTGCAACTCGGATACGAGTCTCGCTGTGCCCGGCCGCATGCTTTTGATGTGATGCTGGGCAGTCAGCTGGGAGTTGGGGCCTACCGTGCCCTGTGTGAAGAGAAACTCGACGGTGTGATGGTTTCTGTTTCAGGACAGCTCGACCTGCACTTCGTTCCGTTTGACGACCTGGTGGATCCGGAAACTTTGGTAACAAAAGTGCGGTTCATTAATCCCGGTTCTGATTTTCATCGGCTCGCCAGATTCCTTGAAACTCTGGTCGCAGACTAG
- a CDS encoding ATP-dependent DNA helicase, translated as MTPASVLQKYFGYESFRGPQEEIIRHVYAGGHALVIMPTGMGKSLCFQIPALMPSMQTQPLPEITLVLSPLIALMKDQVDALQERGINATFVNSSLRRPEREARYTGIAEGQFDLLYVTPERFRKPEFLDVIGRRQVRLLAVDEAHCISEWGHDFRPDYTRLKELREILGTPPTIALTATATVEVQADIIRQLGLSRDQVELYHEGINRPNLELLVKDVWDAEEKEQQIIETVDRWLTMTSVGSGIVYFTLIRTLEEFSERLTGRGIDHVCYHGDLERRSRKHIQEDFMAGTRRLVLATNAFGMGVDKEDIRFVVHADVPGSMESYYQEIGRAGRDGRPSECLLLYDQRDLNTQMEFIRWSNPDADFYERVYNHLKNDQEQIHAFGIEWLRERLCDRQRHDRRVETTLAMMQRYGVIEDEIDLSAVSINGPLPHPLRDQELLEAKLIRDQKKLYGLVQYVQTDGDRVDFIHDYFGVNR; from the coding sequence ATGACTCCGGCCAGTGTGCTCCAGAAATATTTCGGCTATGAATCCTTCCGAGGTCCGCAGGAAGAGATCATCCGGCATGTGTATGCGGGAGGTCATGCGCTCGTGATCATGCCGACCGGGATGGGCAAGTCGTTGTGCTTTCAGATTCCCGCACTGATGCCGTCGATGCAAACACAGCCGCTGCCTGAGATCACTCTGGTTCTTTCGCCTCTGATCGCACTGATGAAGGACCAGGTTGATGCACTGCAGGAACGTGGCATTAACGCCACATTTGTCAATTCATCCTTGCGCCGACCGGAACGCGAGGCACGATACACGGGGATCGCCGAGGGACAGTTCGATTTGCTGTATGTCACTCCGGAACGGTTCCGCAAACCGGAGTTTCTTGACGTTATTGGTCGGCGGCAGGTCAGACTGCTTGCTGTCGATGAAGCTCACTGTATCAGTGAGTGGGGCCACGATTTTCGACCGGACTACACTCGACTAAAAGAATTACGGGAAATACTGGGTACTCCGCCGACCATCGCTCTGACTGCAACAGCAACAGTCGAAGTTCAGGCTGACATCATCAGGCAGCTGGGTTTATCCAGAGACCAAGTCGAACTGTACCATGAAGGAATTAATCGCCCCAATCTGGAACTGCTGGTCAAAGATGTCTGGGATGCTGAGGAAAAGGAACAGCAAATCATCGAAACAGTGGACCGCTGGCTGACAATGACATCTGTCGGCAGCGGAATTGTCTACTTCACTCTGATTCGAACACTGGAGGAATTCAGCGAACGTCTGACCGGACGCGGCATCGATCATGTGTGCTATCACGGGGATCTCGAACGTCGCTCGCGCAAACACATTCAGGAAGACTTCATGGCCGGGACCCGACGACTGGTCCTGGCGACGAATGCGTTTGGTATGGGAGTCGACAAGGAAGACATTCGATTTGTGGTGCACGCGGATGTTCCCGGTTCGATGGAATCATACTACCAGGAAATCGGTCGCGCCGGACGAGATGGCCGGCCGTCGGAGTGTCTCCTGCTGTACGACCAGCGTGATCTCAACACGCAAATGGAATTTATCCGCTGGAGCAATCCGGACGCTGACTTCTATGAACGCGTTTACAATCATCTGAAGAACGATCAGGAACAGATTCACGCGTTCGGAATTGAATGGCTGAGAGAACGACTTTGCGACCGGCAGCGACACGACCGGCGCGTTGAAACCACGTTAGCAATGATGCAGCGCTATGGTGTGATCGAAGATGAGATCGATCTGTCTGCGGTGAGTATCAACGGACCACTGCCGCATCCCCTGCGCGACCAGGAGCTACTGGAGGCAAAGCTGATCCGTGATCAAAAGAAGCTGTACGGACTCGTCCAGTATGTGCAGACCGACGGGGATCGGGTCGACTTCATCCATGACTACTTCGGTGTGAATCGTTAA
- a CDS encoding LysM peptidoglycan-binding domain-containing protein, with amino-acid sequence MAGATNESDWAADRKVGFAMGILLIGVVAALFFRNEPLSVEKIPLVEREELIDSRLRDRNISIYADERDVVPDESNHVWTLPELFDQFKQQDAGVVLPIGQGNLSRGSNIGDGDSKNYFHSPTDSESPPFAPPTAQATGIDKTVSETVGPDSVSFADEADAAGHGSEERPAVEYVEYTIRYGDTLSGIAEKLMGSPDLYQEIYQANHDRMDSPHHLRVGAAIRIPRR; translated from the coding sequence ATGGCAGGTGCGACCAACGAATCGGATTGGGCAGCAGACCGTAAGGTTGGATTCGCAATGGGAATCCTGTTGATCGGCGTTGTTGCTGCTTTGTTTTTTCGCAATGAGCCGCTGTCTGTAGAGAAAATCCCGCTGGTTGAACGCGAAGAATTGATCGATTCGCGACTGCGCGATCGCAATATTTCGATCTATGCTGATGAGCGGGACGTGGTTCCTGATGAATCGAACCATGTGTGGACACTTCCGGAGTTGTTCGACCAGTTCAAACAGCAGGACGCGGGTGTCGTACTTCCGATTGGACAGGGGAATTTGTCCAGAGGGTCGAACATCGGTGACGGAGATTCCAAAAATTATTTCCACTCCCCAACAGACTCTGAATCGCCGCCTTTTGCCCCGCCGACAGCTCAGGCCACCGGGATTGATAAAACCGTTTCCGAGACCGTCGGACCTGATTCTGTCAGCTTCGCTGATGAAGCCGACGCAGCAGGTCACGGCAGTGAGGAGAGGCCAGCGGTGGAGTATGTCGAATATACAATTCGTTACGGGGACACACTGTCGGGCATTGCTGAAAAATTAATGGGCTCTCCCGATCTTTATCAGGAAATTTACCAGGCAAATCATGACCGAATGGACAGTCCTCATCATCTGAGGGTGGGTGCGGCGATCCGAATCCCACGTCGTTGA
- a CDS encoding BBP7 family outer membrane beta-barrel protein produces the protein MSCSNLFRIPAFLLTILFTADVDAQGPYFPTQPRALNRYVGEQYPDIWDESMPLERMFSAVAKRSWFEAGYLHWNLNSPAGRNLGAQITDVPNAAIPYQVFDNLNGGASAGLGITPNARSLVLEDTSGFKGTLGVALADGWESEWAFFGTEQSESDLIFDNLQIGRVTPPTTTTTTTTTTTTVPSGPQYGTTVNPNIVTPLTTSGGASNRTAMNAFVFDNSYLASLNAQLWGAEIFLLKEKYLPGTIFNWQWATGFRYVNVDEQYAMIGTSVDSAAIGIDRITQIGGDTVNNIYGPQIGGRASITTKYVTLSVTPKIAASINDHTSTVITGPLTVANEPIVRVTEESIDFAPIVEVNLKMQIHLGTHFSIFGGYDFLYMFNTSRPNHNIVYDSVPGAGGVFEPNIGQNVSLTEFYARGINAGMQFTY, from the coding sequence ATGTCTTGTTCGAACCTGTTCCGAATTCCGGCGTTCCTTCTGACGATTCTGTTCACGGCAGACGTTGACGCTCAGGGACCGTACTTTCCGACTCAGCCACGGGCACTCAATCGATATGTTGGTGAGCAGTATCCCGACATCTGGGATGAGTCCATGCCCCTCGAACGAATGTTCTCGGCGGTGGCCAAGCGGAGCTGGTTTGAGGCGGGGTATCTGCACTGGAATCTCAATTCGCCAGCCGGCAGAAATCTGGGAGCACAGATCACAGACGTGCCGAATGCTGCAATACCCTATCAGGTATTTGACAACCTGAACGGTGGAGCATCCGCAGGGCTGGGAATTACTCCCAATGCCAGAAGTCTGGTACTGGAAGACACTTCCGGTTTCAAAGGAACATTGGGAGTCGCACTGGCGGACGGATGGGAATCAGAATGGGCATTCTTTGGAACCGAACAGTCAGAAAGCGATCTGATCTTTGACAATCTGCAGATCGGACGTGTGACGCCTCCAACGACGACAACGACAACGACAACGACAACGACAACTGTACCCTCCGGTCCCCAATACGGCACAACGGTGAATCCGAATATTGTTACCCCTTTGACAACGTCAGGGGGAGCGTCAAACCGAACCGCGATGAATGCGTTTGTCTTCGACAACAGTTATCTGGCTTCTCTGAACGCTCAACTCTGGGGCGCCGAAATCTTCCTGCTCAAAGAAAAGTATCTGCCAGGCACCATATTCAACTGGCAGTGGGCTACCGGGTTCCGTTACGTCAACGTCGATGAACAATATGCAATGATCGGCACGTCGGTCGACAGTGCTGCTATTGGCATCGATCGTATTACTCAAATCGGTGGTGACACCGTGAACAATATCTATGGCCCTCAGATTGGTGGTCGTGCCAGTATCACAACAAAATACGTAACATTAAGCGTCACTCCTAAAATTGCCGCGTCAATTAATGATCATACATCCACTGTGATAACCGGTCCTCTGACTGTCGCCAACGAACCGATTGTGCGAGTCACTGAGGAATCGATCGACTTCGCACCCATCGTTGAAGTCAATCTGAAGATGCAGATCCATCTTGGAACACATTTCAGCATCTTTGGCGGCTATGATTTCCTGTATATGTTCAATACGTCACGGCCGAATCACAATATTGTCTATGACAGTGTTCCCGGAGCAGGAGGCGTGTTCGAACCAAATATCGGACAGAATGTTTCGCTTACGGAATTCTATGCCAGAGGAATTAACGCCGGCATGCAGTTTACGTACTAA
- a CDS encoding DUF1501 domain-containing protein: protein MNTAKSVSSNPMARRSFFQAGSLALGGLGLSDLLQARAQAKEDRVAAADTSVILIWLQGGPSHMETYDMKPDAPLDYRGLLSPIPTVVPGLDVCEYLPMHAAVADKFTIIRSIAHNFANHAGGAGRFLSGYNPLRVLDPKAQFPCLGPVVSKMLDGRRDPAMPRYVASSQNVYGGGGAGLGPAYLPFTVGGDPNSPDFKVNNLSLAPAMKTRLDDRRSLLTSIDDLRREVDSSGLMDSMDQFNREAVDLLTSKKAREAFDLSKEDPKLRDRYGRHKWGQRALLARRLVEAGTSFVTMQMQNPGIPGGIGNWDIHAVNGHLYDDTRARLPVFDRAISTLVQDIYDRGLDKKVMLIVTGEFGRTPRINSRKGTASKVLQPGRDHYPYAMSVLVAGAGMETGQVVGSTTAKGERPKTRRLDPNDLLATVYQHLGIDHQAMVPDTSGRPVPLIPHGEPIRELL, encoded by the coding sequence ATGAATACAGCAAAGTCGGTTTCGTCAAATCCCATGGCTCGTCGCAGTTTTTTCCAGGCAGGATCGCTGGCCCTGGGTGGCCTGGGTCTCAGTGATTTGCTGCAGGCGCGGGCGCAGGCAAAAGAAGATCGAGTGGCAGCGGCCGATACATCTGTGATTTTGATTTGGCTGCAGGGCGGGCCGAGTCACATGGAAACGTACGACATGAAGCCGGACGCCCCTCTGGATTACCGAGGATTATTGTCACCAATTCCCACGGTCGTACCAGGGCTGGATGTCTGTGAGTATCTTCCCATGCATGCTGCGGTGGCGGATAAATTCACGATCATCCGATCGATCGCACACAATTTTGCCAATCACGCGGGAGGAGCCGGGCGGTTTCTTTCAGGTTACAATCCTCTGAGAGTCCTCGATCCCAAGGCACAGTTTCCGTGTCTCGGTCCTGTCGTATCAAAAATGCTGGATGGCCGTCGTGATCCAGCCATGCCGCGGTATGTTGCCTCTTCTCAAAACGTGTATGGAGGTGGCGGCGCCGGTCTTGGGCCGGCTTACCTGCCGTTCACGGTTGGTGGTGATCCGAATTCACCGGATTTTAAAGTCAACAATTTGTCGCTGGCCCCCGCGATGAAGACCCGACTTGACGATCGACGTTCCTTGCTCACTTCAATCGATGATCTTCGGCGGGAGGTCGATTCGTCAGGTCTGATGGATTCAATGGATCAGTTCAACCGGGAAGCCGTCGATCTGCTAACCAGCAAAAAAGCCAGGGAGGCATTCGATCTGTCAAAGGAAGATCCCAAACTCCGTGACAGGTATGGTCGCCATAAATGGGGCCAGCGAGCTCTGCTGGCACGCCGACTGGTCGAAGCGGGTACCAGTTTCGTCACCATGCAAATGCAGAATCCGGGCATTCCCGGCGGGATTGGAAACTGGGATATCCACGCGGTCAATGGCCACTTGTATGATGATACCCGCGCCCGCCTGCCAGTGTTCGATCGGGCCATTTCGACTTTGGTTCAGGATATCTACGATCGTGGCCTGGACAAAAAGGTGATGTTGATTGTAACAGGTGAATTCGGCCGTACCCCGCGGATCAATTCGCGAAAGGGAACAGCATCAAAAGTCCTTCAGCCAGGCCGTGACCACTATCCGTACGCGATGTCAGTCCTTGTCGCCGGGGCCGGCATGGAAACCGGTCAGGTTGTCGGATCGACAACCGCCAAGGGTGAACGACCAAAGACCCGCCGACTGGATCCCAACGATTTGCTGGCAACCGTTTATCAACATCTGGGCATTGACCATCAGGCCATGGTTCCGGACACCAGCGGGCGTCCCGTTCCGCT